The Miscanthus floridulus cultivar M001 chromosome 7, ASM1932011v1, whole genome shotgun sequence genome includes a region encoding these proteins:
- the LOC136466390 gene encoding cell number regulator 2 encodes MYPKADEGAAQPLATGIPISGGYYQAGGATAAFAVQAQAAPVAAWSTGLCDCFDDCSNCCVTCLCPCITFGQIAEIIDRGSTSCGTSGALYTLIMLLTGCQCVYSCFYRAKMRAQYGLQESPCADCCVHCCCQCCALCQEYRELKKRGFDMNIGWHANMERQGRTAATMPPQMHRGMTR; translated from the exons ATGTACCCGAAGGCAGACGAGGGTGCTGCCCAGCCGCTGGCCACGGGCATCCCCATCAGCGGCGGCTACTACCAGGCGGGCGGCGCGACGGCGGCCTTCGCCGTGCAGGCGCAGGCCGCGCCCGTCGCCGCCTGGTCCACCGGCCTCTGCGACTGCTTCGACGACTGCAGCAACT GCTGCGTGACGTGCCTGTGCCCTTGCATCACGTTCGGGCAGATCGCGGAGATCATCGACCGGGGTTCCACGTCGTGCGGCACCAGCGGGGCGCTGTACACGCTCATCATGCTGCTCACCGGCTGCCAGTGCGTCTACTCCTGCTTCTACCGCGCCAAGATGCGCGCGCAGTACGGCCTCCAGGAGAGCCCCTGCGCCGACTGCTGCGTCCACTGCTGCTGCCAGTGCTGCGCGCTCTGCCA G GAGTACCGCGAGCTCAAGAAGCGAGGATTCGACATGAACATAG GGTGGCATGCGAACATGGAGAGGCAGGGGCGCACCGCCGCCACCATGCCGCCGCAGATGCACCGTGGGATGACCCGCTGA
- the LOC136466389 gene encoding zinc finger BED domain-containing protein RICESLEEPER 2-like — protein MAGSGDDDGPTINDELRSLGQIPDDEDDMGDAAHLLFGRSAPPTNRDDGADGGAPAASAAAGASAAAPSDAASLASSTTGTGKRRSPVWADFEEVKEVVDGEQVVSAICKLCRHRLSGKSANGTGHLKRHLISCKKKVDRANAVQSRLALNPDGSYRNWEYKPDVARHELIRLIARLDLPLSIADNDAWDDYIQRAHNPRYKRVTRFSTARDLSKLYNEKMLHLKAAVMPGVSSVCLTSDIWSGNAKEDYIAVVAHYITSDWELKKSVIGFKLIEVSHNGINIAECISGVLRDWGLLDKVFSVSLDNASSNTTAMLALTPLLDGYLGYDVDPSDHTKKVYHVVHQRCACHIINLIVKSGLKRLKPCIEIFRTAINFLNSSNQRIAQFKEYCQAKGMRPRKFCLDMDVRWNSTYLMLKHLMPYRTVFSVFINLQFGYPLLVEQHWYIAEKVLQFLELFYDSTVALSGVYYPTSPLVLHHILEIASHLHDYEHDSNLCNVVAPMKAKFLKYWKHVPLLYAFAFVLDPRAKMRGLQNVLDLLAQSNNMSYIDYLAEVKFELHKLYDKYESKFGAARPARTTHPSGLTGKRKQAWGKIFGGSVSSGPSSTAGSSAVPPGLSELTVYLDSDNVVAYDDDFDVLNWWHEHKLTFPVLCTMAKDIMSVPVSITSSESCFSLTGRIIEERRRRLGPDTVEMLICVKDWELGEEKGQHTVEDEEYEDYFKNQFLDHDSGASGITT, from the coding sequence ATGGCCGGCTCTGGTGACGACGATGGTCCAACCATCAATGACGAGCTCAGGTCGTTGGGCCAGATCCCCGACGACGAAGACGACATGGGCGATGCTGCTCATCTCTTGTTCGGTAGGAGTGCTCCTCCGACCAACCGAGATGATGGTGCTGATGGTGGTGCGCCGGCGGCTAGTGCTGCTGCTGGTGCGTCGGCGGCGGCCCCTAGTGATGCAGCTTCACTCGCTTCGTCCACCACTGGTACTGGTAAGCGGCGCTCCCCTGTGTGGGCTGACTTCGAGGAAGTCAAAGAGGTAGTGGATGGTGAGCAGGTTGTTTCTGCTATTTGCAAGCTTTGTCGTCATCGTTTGTCTGGTAAATCTGCTAATGGCACTGGTCACTTAAAAAGACATCTAATATCCTGTAAAAAGAAAGTTGATAGGGCTAATGCTGTTCAAAGTAGGCTTGCTTTAAACCCTGATGGATCTTATAGAAACTGGGAGTATAAGCCTGATGTTGCTAGGCATGAGCTGATTCGTTTGATTGCTAGATTGGATCTGCCTTTGTCTATTGCTGATAATGATGCTTGGGATGATTACATTCAGCGTGCTCACAATCCTAGATATAAGAGGGTCACTAGATTTAGCACAGCTAGAGATCTGTCTAAGCTATACAATGAAAAAATGTTGCACCTTAAAGCTGCTGTTATGCCTGGTGTGTCTTCTGTTTGTTTGACATCTGATatctggtctggtaatgctaaggaagaTTATATTGCTGTTGTTGCTCACTACATTACTTCTGATTGGGAACTTAAGAAATCTGTTATTGGTTTTAAACTGATTGAAGTGAGTCATAATGGCATTAACATTGCTGAATGTATCTCTGGTGTGCTTAGAGATTGGGGCCTGCTTGACAAAGTTTTCTCTGTTAGTCTTGATAATGCATCTTCTAATACAACTGCTATGCTTGCTTTGACCCCTTTGCTTGATGGTTACCTGGGCTATGATGTTGATCCTTCTGATCATACTAAAAAGGTGTATCATGTTGTGCATCAGCGATGTGCTTGCCATATAATTAACTTGATTGTTAAATCTGGTTTGAAAAGGCTTAAACCTTGCATAGAGAtttttagaactgcaattaacTTCCTAAATTCATCTAATCAGCGCATTGCTCAATTCAAGGAATACTGCCAAGCTAAGGGGATGCGTCCTCGTAAGTTTtgtttggatatggatgttagatggaactcAACCTATCTTATGCTTAAACATTTAATGCCATATAGAACTgtattttctgtgttcattaatctTCAGTTTGGCTATCCTCTGTTGGTTGAACAGCACTGGTACATTGCTGAAAAGGTGTTGCAGTTTCTTGAATTGTTCTATGATTCAACTGTTGCTCTGTCTGGTGTTTATTACCCTACTAGTCCTTTGGTACTGCATCACATACTTGAGATTGCTAGCCACCTGCATGACTATGAACATGATTCTAATCTATGTAATGTTGTTGCTCCAATGAAGGCTAAATTTCTTAAATACTGGAAACATGTGCCACTGTTATATGCATTTGCTTTTGTTCTGGACCCAAgggctaagatgagaggtttgcAGAATGTGCTTGACTTGCTTGCTCAGAGTAACAATATGAGTTACATTGATTATCTTGCTGAGGTCAAATTTGAGTTGCATAAACTGTATGACAAGTATGAATctaagtttggtgcagctaggccAGCTAGGACCACCCATCCATCTGGATTGACAGGTAAGAGGAAGCAGGCATGGGGCAAAATATTTGGAGGATCAGTTTCTTCTGGTCCTTCAAGTACTGCTGGATCATCTGCTGTGCCTCCTGGTCTCTCTGAGCTCACTGTTTACCTTGACAGTGACAATGTTGTGGCCTATGATGATGATTTTGATGTCCTGAATTGGTGGCATGAGCATAAACTAACCTTCCCAGTTCTCTGTACAATGGCTAAAGATATTATGTCTGTCCCTGTTTCAATAACTTCTTCGGAGTCTTGCTTTAGTCTTACTGGCAGGATCATTGAGGAGCGCCGACGTCGATTGGGACCAGACACTGTGGAGATGTTGATCTGCGTGAAGGACTGGGAGCTTGGTGAAGAGAAGGGACAGCATACAGTGGAGGATGAGGAGTATGAAGACTACTTCAAGAATCAGTTTCTAGATCATGACTCTGGTGCTAGTGGAATAACCACTTAG